Genomic window (Deinococcus sedimenti):
AACTGTCAACACCCCCCGGCACTAAGCGCGGATGTGCCCCACCTCAAGCCCCATTCAAGAAACGCCTAGAACCGAAAAAAGCCCTCCCGGACGACCTCTACCAGCCCCAGGTGCCCGGCTTGCCCTTGAACGGCCCGGCCACGTCCGGCGTGATCCAGCCCCCGTAGAACCCGCCGGGCTGCGGCGTGACCCGCACGCCGTTCACGCGGCATTCGTCCATCCGGCCCGCGTACACCGCCAAGAAGCCCGCCATCGGCGCGAAGGGCGCGGTGGGCTGCTCGTAACTCCAGCCCGCCCCCTCCTGCACCCGGCCACCCCCTCGGAGCGTCCAGTACGTCGCCTCGCCCTTCCACTCGCAGACGCTGCCACCCGGGGCACGCTCCAGCACGCCCGGCGCGAAGGCCGCCTTCGGCAGGTAATAGGTGGGCGGGTGACTGGTCTCCAGCACCCGGAAGCCCTCTGTCGTGCAGGCGATCCGCTCGCCGCCCAGCCAGACCTCCAGGGTCGCGGGCGTGCGTTCCAGTCGCGGGGGGCGCGGATAGTCCCAGACGCTCTCCTGACCGGGGGCGGGCGGCACGGGCTGCGGACGGACACGCTGAGGCATACGGGCAGTCTCCCCTCCCCCGCCGGGACACGCTGTGGGCGTTCTGACCGGATCGACTGGAGGCAGGCGCGGTACGCTGACCCATGACGCCCGACGTTCAGGCCACCCCCAGTGAACCCCTGCACCACGCCGTGAACCTCGCCGATATCGAGGCACTGGGCCGCGCCGCGCTGGACCGCAACGCCCTGGAGTACTACGCGAGCGGCGCGAACGACGAACACACCCTGCGCGAGAACCGCGCCGCGTTCACCCGCGCCCGCCTGCGCCCCCGCGTCCTCGTGGACGTCTCCAGCGTCGACACGGGCACCAGCGTGCTGGGCCTACCCATCAGCAGCCCCATCGGGATCGCGCCCAGCGCCTTCCATGGCCTCGCGCACCCAGACGCAGAAAGCGCCACCGCCCGCGCCGCCGTTGCGAGGGGCAGCGTCATGACGCTGAGCACCTTTAGCAACACCCCCATCGAGACGGTCGGCGCGGACGCGCAGGGCCGCTTCTGGTTCCAGCTGTACCTGCTGCGGGACCGGGACCTGAGCCGCAGCATCCTGGACCACGCCCTGGCCGCCGGCGCCCGAGCGCTGGTGTTCACCGTGGACGCCCCGTTCCTCGGGCGCCGCGAGGCGAACGAACGCCACCGCTTCGCGCTCCCCGCGCACCTGGGCGCCCCGAACGTCGCCAGCCGTGAGGACCTCGCGCAGACCGAGACGGACCGCGGCTCGCAACTCGCCAACTACTTCCGTGACCTGGCCGACAAGACCTTCACGTGGCACGACCTCGACTGGCTGCGCCGCCAGACACCCCTCCCCATCATCCTGAAAGGCATCCTGACCGCCGAGGACGCCCACCTTGCCGCCGAGCACGGCTGCCACGTCTGGGTCAGCAACCACGGCGGACGGCAGCTGGACACCGCCATCAGCAGCTTCGAGGCCCTCCCCGAGATCGTGGACGCCGTCGCGGGCCGCACCGAGATCTACCTCGACGGCGGCGTCACACGCGGCACCGACGTCCTGAAAGCCGTCGCGCTCGGCGCCCGCGCCGTGTTCCTCGGCCGCGCCGCCCTGTGGGGCCTCGCCGCCGGAGGACAGCGCGGCGTCGAACGCACCCTGGAACTGCTGGAGGACGAATTCCGCCTCGCCATGGCCCTGTGCGGCGCCGCGCGGATCGAGGACCTGACCCCGGCGCTGGTGCGGCTGTAACTCAACGCCTCCGACGGCAGAGCAGCGGCCAGAGCGTCAATCGTGGCCGCTGCTGCTCTGTTCCGCTGTTCCCTACCGCAGGGTTTCCGGCAGGCCGTACACGTTCCACAGGCGGTCCACGCGGTCCACGATGTCCTTGTCCATGACGATCTTGGGCGGCCACTCGCGGACGAAGCCTTCCTGTGGGAGTTTCTGCGCGCCGTCCCAGGCGAGAAGTTCCCCCTGCACCCAGACGTCGCGTTCGGCGTCGATGTTGTTCAGGATGGTCCACCAGACGTCCTGGAGGTCGGTCACGTCGGTCTGGTCGTCGCAGATCAGCAGGTGGCGGATGCCGTGCGCGGCGGGGTGCGCGGCGAACGCGGCGGCGAGGTCGCGGGCCTGTCCGGCGCGGGTCTTGTGCAGCGCGACCAGCCAGTAGCCGTCCGGGGTCTGCCGCTGGGCGAGGACGCCGTCGAAGGTGGGGAGGTCGTGCGCGGCGCGCGGCGTGAAGCCTTCGGGGGCGAGGGTGTCCCCGGCCTGGTCGGGGCGGCTGCTGGCGGCGCTGCCGACCTCCTCGGGGCGTTTGGTGGTCGCGTCGATGATGAGTTTGCCGCCGTAGCCCCAGCCGCGGCTGCTGTGGTCGAGCACGTCGATGGGGCCGCGCGTGGTGAGCGTGTCGCGGCCCGGCACGGCCTTCTGCGTCACCTCGTGCCAGACGGCGTCGAAGTCGGTGACGGTCACGTCCTCGTCGACGACGACGATGACCTTGGCGAACATCATCTGGCCCAGACCGAACAGGCCGTTGGCGACCTTGTACGCCTGCCCCGGATACGACTTCTTGATGCTGACGAACACGAGGTTGTGCGCGACCCCGGCCGGCGGCATGTGGTAATCGACGATCTCCGGGATGATCAGCTGCGCGGCGGGCAGGAACAGCCGTTCGGACGCCTCGATCAGGTACGCGTCCTCCATGGGCGGGCGGCCCACGATGGTCGCCGGGTACACGGGATTGCGGCGCATGGTGACGGCCGTGACGTGGAAGTGCGGGTACAGGTCCGGCAGGGTGTAGAAGCCGGTGTGGTCCCCGAACGGTCCTTCCATCACCCAGTCCTCGCTGGGGTCCACGTAGCCTTCCAGCACGAACTCGGCGTTGGCGGGCACGTCCAGATCCACCGTGACGCCCTTGGCCACGGGGTAGCGCTGGCCGCGCAGGTACCCGGCCAGGGCGAATTCGTCCAGGCCCGGCACGGGCGGCAGGGGCGCGGTGGCGGCGTAGATCAGGGCCGGGTCGCCGCCGATGGCGACCGCGACCTCCAGCTTCTGCCCCAGTTTCCTGGCCTTCTCCAGGTGTTTGGTGCCGGTCTTGTGCCGCTGCCAGTGCATGCCGGTGCTGTTTTTGCTCATGACCTGCACGCGGTACATGCCCATGTTGCGCTCGCCGGTCTCCGGGTCCTTCGTGATCACGAGGGGCAGCGTGACGAACGGCCCACCGTCGAGCGGCCAGCACTTCAGGACCGGGATCTTCGAGAGGTCCACCTCGTCGCCGCGCCACACGACCTCCTGCACGGGGGCGTTGCGGACGCGGCGCGGGGGGAGGTTCATCGCGTCGCGGAGCTTCGTGACGTTGCTCAGCAGGCCCAGTTTGCTGCCGCCGCCGGACAGGTCGATCAGGGCGCGGACCTTCTCGGCCAGTCCGTCGAGGTCGTCCACGCCGAGGGCGAGCGCCACGCGCTCCTTGGTGCCCAGCAGGCCGATGGCGACGGGGTAGTCGCTGCCGACGACGTTCTCGAACAGCAGGGCCGGGCCGCCCTGTTTGACCATGCGATCGGCGATCTCGGTAATTTCCAGCTCGCGGCTGACCGGGGTCGTGACGCGGAGCAGTTCGCCGCGCTGCTCGAGGAGGCGCATGAAACTCTGGATGTCCGGGAAGGCCATGCGCCGAGTGTAGAGGGCGGGGGGCGGGGCAACCGTACCCGCGCACGAGGTTTCCCCCGGTGGTCGCAGGAACGGTCGGGCGGCCCTGGCCGGATAGTGTAGACGCGACACTATCTATTAGTTGACCGAAGTTGTATCTTATTGGAATCGGTGTGGAGGCTGGACTTCCACACCCCCTCCCCCACCCACCCGGCTGCCCCGGCAGCCCACCAAGGAGTCCCATGACCAAGCACATCACCGGCGTCACCCTGCCCCTGCTCGCCCTGACCCTCGGCCTCGGCACCGCCCACGCCGCCACCCCCAGCACCCTGCAGAAGGGCGTGCTGAAGATCGGCATGGAAGGCACCTACGCCCCCTTCACGTACAGGGACGCGTCGGGCACTCTCACCGGCTTCGACGTGGACATCGCCAAAGCCGTCGCCGCCAAGCTGGGCCTGAAGGCCGAGTTCGTCCTGACCGAATGGAGCGGCATCCTCGCCGGACTCCAGGCGAACAAGTACGACGTGATCGTCAACCAGGTCGGCATCACCACCGAACGCCAGAAGACCATCGGCTTCAGTAAACCCTACGCGTACTCCAGCCCGCAGATCATCGTCAAGAAGACCGGCAGCTTCGCGCCGAAGACCCTCGCGGACCTGAAGGGGAAACGCGTGGGCGTGGGCCTGGGCAGCAACTTCGAGAAGAGCCTGCGCGACGCGGGCGGCATCAACGTCGTCACGTACCCCGGCGCGCCCGAGTACCTCGCGGACCTCGCCGCCGGACGCCTCGACGCGGCGTACAACGACCGCCTGCTCGTCGGGTACCTCATCAAGTCCCAGAGCCTCCCCGTGCGCGGCGCGGGCGTCATCGGTGACCCCGAAGCGGTCGGCATCGCCATGAAAAAGACCAACACCAGCCTGAAGGCGGCGGTGGACAAGGCCCTGCTGCAACTCAAGGCCGACGGCACGTACGCGAAGATCAGCCGCAAGTGGTTCGGTCAGGACGTCAGCAAGCCTTAAGCTCAGAGGCGTGAGCTGTGAGCGACAACGTGCGAGGCTGTGATCCTCGGAACCTGTCGCCCACAGCTCTTTCCCTGCCCGGCCGTCCACCTCCCCTGGAGACCCCATGAACACCGAACAGCTGCAACTCGTCCTCCAGAGCGCCTGGACGTCCCTGCCGACCCTGCTGGGCGCGCTGCCCGTCACGCTGGGGTTCGCGCTGGGCGCGATGGTGCTGGGCCTCCCGCTGGGTTTCCTGGTGGCGCTGGCGCGGCTGTCGCGGCTGGGCTGGGTGCGGGGCCTGAGCGGGCTGTACGTGTCGTTCATGCGCGGCACGCCGCTGCTCGTGCAGATCTTCGTCATCTACTACGGTCTGCCCAGCCTGGGAGTCACCCTGAACCCCGTGGCGGGCGGCGTGATCGCCCTGACACTGAACGCCGCCGCGTACCTGTCGGAGACGATGCGCGCCGCGATCCTCAGCATCCCGAAGGGGCAGCGGGAGGCGGCGACCAGCCTGGGCCTGAGCCCCGCGCAGACCATGCAGCTGATCATCCTGCCGCAGGCGGCGCGCGTGGCGCTGCCCAGCCTGAGCAACACCCTGATCGGACTGGTGAAGGACACGTCGCTGGTCAGCGTGATCACGGTCGTGGAGTTGCTGCGCAGCGCGCAGCTGGTCATCGCGCGGACCTTCGAACCGTTCGGGCCGTACCTGGCGGCGGCGCTGATCTACTGGGCGGTCAGCAGCCTGCTGGAGGTCGTGCAGCGCGTGCTGGAACGCCGCTTCGCCCGCGGCGGGTAGCGCGCGGCCCGGTCGGGAGGAGGGGGCTTCTCCTCCTTTCGCTGTAGTCCGTCCGGTGGACGCCGCGTGAGGGCAGGGTGAGTACGGTGCGGGCATGACCCTCCCCGGTGCGCCCGCCGATGTCCCCCAGCCCCCCTCCCCGGCACCGAGACTCGCGTGGCCGCTGCTGACCGCCGCCGGACTGGCCCTGGCCGCACTGCTGCTGACCGAGGGCGCGGGCGGCGCGTTCGGGCTGAATCTGGCGGTGTGGACGGCGCTGTACCTGGGCGTGGTGACGTGGCGGGCGCGGCGCGAGGGCCAGCCCCCCAGCCCCCAGATGCCCAGCCGTGAAGGTGTGACGCTGCTGGCACTGGCGGCCCTGTTCGGCGTGACGTTCACGCTGTGGGCGCCCACGCCCGACCTGGGGTTCCTGAACGCACTGGCGTTGACGCTGTGCCTGGGGCTGGGCTCGGCGGCGCTACGTTTTCCGGGGCTGGCGCGGGCGGGCGTGCTGGACGGGCTGGGCGCGGCGCTGAGCAGCGGCCTTCGCGTCATCTACGGGCTGGCCGTGCTGCTCGACCGCTTCCCCTGGGCGCACCTGAAACCCGCCTCTGCCGCGCCGCGCACCTGGGGCCGGGTGGGCGTGGGCGCGCTGCTGACCGTGCCGCTGCTCGCGGTGTTCGCGCCGCTATTGGCCGGAGCGGACGCGTCGTTCGCGCGGGCGCTGGAGGCGCTGCTGAACCTGAACGTGAACTTTGAGCGGTCCATCAGCACCCTGGGGCACCTGATCGGCTGGCTGATCCTGACCGGCGGGCTGGTGTACGGCGCGCTGCTCGCCGCGCGGCCCAGCCTTTTCCCCCCCGCCCCGCGTGACGGACGGCTGGGTCTGATCGAGACGGGCGTGCCGCTGGGCGCGCTGGCGCTGCTGTTCACGGCGTTCGCGGCGCGGCAGCTGCCGCTGCTGCTGGGCGGTGCGCTGCCGGGCGGACAGACGTACGCGGCGTTCATCCGCGAGGGCTTCGGGCAGCTGATGACCGTCGCCCTGCTGACGGCGGCCGTGCTGCGCGTCGCGTACGCCCTGAGCACCCCCGACGCCCGCCGCCGCCCGGCCTTCCACGCGCTGAACGCCGCCGTGCTGCTGCCGCTGACGGTGATCCTGGCGTCCGCCGCGCAGCGCTGGGTGCTCTACACGCAAGCGTACGGCCTGAGCGAGACGCGCGTACTGGGCGCCGCGTTCCTCGTGTGGGTGACGCTGACCCTGGCGTGGCTGGCCGTGACCCTCTGGCGGGACCGGGCGAGCCGCTTCGCGTACCCGGCGCTGCTGCTGGGCCTGGGCACGCTGCTCGTCACGACGGCGCTGAACCCGGCCGAGCTGATCGCGCGGGTGAACATCGCACGCGACCTGTCGGGCGTCACGAACGCCCAGCGCACCGAGCCGCAGCGGGCGAACGCGGGCGAACTGCTACGCCTGGGCGCCGGGGCCGTGCCCGTCATCACGGCGCATCTGGACGTCCTGACCGACTGCACGTCGAACCCCGGCGCGAGCGGCGTGCCGGAGTGCATCGGGGCCTCCTCGCTGACCCGATACCTGCGGAACCAGTACGCGGAAACGCGCGACCCAAGGACCTGGACGCTCGCGTACACCCGCGCCCGTCAGGCCGCGCTGCGCCTGCCCGTCCCGACCGAACCAGTCACCGACCCGCAGGAAGACGTGCCGGTCCCCGCCAGACGCTGACCCTTCCGGGTCAGGGGGCCGTGACCGGTACCGTCCAGGCGATGCTCAGCGGCGTGGTCAGGGTGGTCAGGGTCTTTGGGGACCAGTTGCCGGTCGAGAGGCCCAGCGTGACGTCGTACCGGTTGAGGTTCTGCCCCGCCAGAACGTACGCCTTGCCGTCGCTGGGCAGGGTCAGGTCGCGCAGGTCCGCCAGGTTCGCCACGGTGGCGGCGGTTGTGGCGGCGCCGTCCCACAGCCGCAGGGGACTGTCGGCGGTGGTTGTCAGGACGTTGCTGCGCCACGCGGCCAGCAGGGTGTTGTTCGCGCCGCCCACCCACAACCGGTCGAAGCGGGCCGCGCCGAATGCGGCGAGGGTGGTGGCGTTGTCGGGCTCACCGCTACCGTTCAGGGCCTGAATGCCGGTCGGGGTGGCGGCCAGGATGCGCCCCCCGTACGGCACGAGGTCGAACACGGACGGGATGGCGGCCGGCGCGCTGACCTCGGGCGTGGTCGCCTCGCTGGGGACCGCCACGCGGATGACCTCGCTGCCGCCGTTCAGGCGCGCGCGGGTGATCAGGCCCACGTCGCCCTGCACGGCCAGCCGGGTGGGGGGGGTGTCGTTCGTGACCACGGGCGGCAGGTAAGTGGGCAGCAGCGCCGACCAGATCAGCGTGCGGGTGTCGCTGCTGAACAGCGCGGCGCGCTGCACGCCGCTGCACTCGCTGAGCAGCAGCAGCCGGGTGCGCGCGGCGTCCTGCGCGGCCTGCGTGTAGCAGGGCGTGAAGCCGGGCTCCGCGAACGGCTGGGCGTTCGTGCCGCCCGGGTCGCGCGTCTCGGCGCCGTCACTGCGGACGGTGATCAGGCGCCGCGCGCCGCTGGCGGGCAGGACGTCCACGCCGCCCGTGAGGGCCACGGTGTTCACGCTGCCGCCGTCGGTGTTCAGGGCCCGCAGCTGCGTGGCGCGGCCCGTGACGTCCGTGTTGGTCAGGACGCCCAGCTGCACGGCGTACTGCACCTCCTCGGTTCCGGTGCAGGCCGTCACGAGGGCCGGAAGCAGGGCAGAGAGAAGCAGGGCAGGGATGCGTCGGCGCACGGGAAACCTCCGGGGTCAGGGCAGGGTGGGAATCAGGGGGATGCTCGCACCGGTGGGCGTGAGTTCGAACAGCGGGTACCCGGTCTGGCCGGGCAGGCCCACCGCGACGCGGTAGCGGCGGTTCACGAGGTCCGCCTCGGCCTGCAGCGCCCAGCAGCAGCGGTCGATGGTCAGGCCGATGACAGGCGTCAGTGGGCCGGGCGTCTGGCGCACGCCGTCAATCCACTTGAAGTCCTGTTTCAGGGTGCCGGTCAGGTACGCGCCGGGCCTCTCGCCCGCGCGGCCCAGGCCCAGGTTCACGCGCAGCGGATTCAGCTGCAGGAGGTCGGTGGCGACGTCGTCCGGGTACGTGCCGCTGCGGGTGCGGGTGTACAGGGCGCTGCCGGACACCCAGAAGCGGCTGCCGAACTGCGCCGTTCCGCTGAGCTGCGCGCGGATCAGCTCCGTGCGCTTCTGATCCAGCCCAGGGGTGTTCACGGTCGCGGCGACGGCCAGGCTCTGCCCGGTGCGGGTCAGGTTCAGTTCGCCGCTGAGCTGCGGAGCGGTGAAGCCGCCCCGGCGCAGGTCGTACGCGCCGCCGTACTTGATGAGCCAGCTGTCGCGGCTGCCGCCGACCGTACCGACACTGAAGTCCAGATTGCCGCTGCTGGTGGCTGCGTCCGGGCGTTGCAGCAGCAGGCTGTGCGACGTCTTCAGTTCGTACTGGCCGCGCCAGCGCAGGGTGTGGTTGCCGCTCAACAGGCCGGTGGTGGGGGTCAGGGTTTCACTGCCGCTGACGGTCAGGGCGTTCAGCACGGTGTCCTGAGAGCGGGCCAGGCTGTAGTTCAGCGTCACGGACGTCAGGCCCGGTTCCCGCAGGGCGTGCGTGGCGGACACGCTGAACGTGTTCGTGCGCACGTCGCCGGTCACGGCGGCCGTGACGGTCAGGGGGCGCGGGCCGGTCGCCAGGGTGTACCCGCCCGAGGCGCTCAGGCTGAGGCTCGGTGCGGGCCAGGCGCTGCTGCGGGTCGCGGTGGCCGGGCGGGCAGGGGTGGTGGCCGTGGCGGGCTGCGCGGGCGTGACCGTGACCTTCCCGCTGTCCGGGTCGGCCAGGGTGGCGCTGAAGCTCACGTCTTCCAGGGTGCGCTTGTCGGGGTTCACCTGCGCGCTGGCGGTCAGGCTCAGGGGGCGACGGTTCACGCCCAGGCTGAAGGTGGCGTTGCCCTGCTGCTCACTGCTCAGGAACAGGTCGCGGGTGTAGGACACGCCGAAACTCACGTCCCGGGCGGGAACGGTCGAGAGGTTCAGGGTGATCGGCGCGGACAGCACCCGGCCGCCCAGCGCGTCGAACGCGAAGGGGCTGGTGCCCTCGATCCGCAGGTACTTGGCGGTCAGACTGACCGAGTTCGAGCCCGCCCAGCGCTGCGTGAGGGTGCCGGTCAGGTTCAGGTCCACGGTGCGCGCCCCGGTGCCGTAGTACCGCCCGGTGAAGGTGTTGCTCAGGCTCAGGTCCGCGTCCCTCCAGGGTTTGACGGTGTACGCGAGGCTGTGCTGCTCCTCCAGGCGACTGGTGGTGACATTGGGCCCCTGCGTCGTGGCACTGGGTGAACGGGGGTTGCTGGCCGCCGTGTAGGTGCCCGCCGTGACCTTCACGTCCGCGCTGAACGGCCCGTTGGTGTACGGCTTGGGGTCCACGATGACCTCGGGGCGTTTCAGCGTGCGGTCCAGCGCCCCGGTGGGAGCCGGTCCGAAGCGGTCCACGTAGTTCAGCGCCGCCGTGAACAGCGGGTACTCCACGTTCGCGCCGAACTCCACGGTCGTCACGCCCCGCTGCGGGTCGGTGGCGCCGCGCCCGATATCGCGCTGCGTGACGCTCAGGCTGTAGTCCAGGTCACGCACCGCCAGCGTCAGCGGCACGCGGCCCTTCACGCTGAAGTCCAGGTTCACGTCCCGGCCCGTCTGCCCCACGGGTCGCGGTTCGGCCAGCAGGTCCAGGTTCACGCGGTCCACGAACGGTACCGGCGCGTATGACCGCAGCGCCACCCCCACCCCGATGCTGGGGTCGCGGTTCTCGTAGTACCGCAGGCGGGTGGTGCCCAGCGTGTTGCCGCCCACGCTGAACGGCAGGTCGGCCAGGACGGTCAGGCCGTCCACGGCGTCCCGCCCGACCTCCAGGCGCGGCTGGCGGTCCTTGTCGTTCAGGGGCAGCACCAGCACGGGCAGGAACAGCACGGGAATGTCGGCCAGCAGCAGCTGCGCGTTGTACGCGATCAGCCGGTCGCCGGGGTACACGATCAGCCGCTCGGCGCGGAACGCGTAGTCGTTCGGGGTGCGGCCGCAGCGGGCGCAGGTCGTGAAGTACCCGCCGGTGGCGCGCAGCTGCCCCGGAATGCGGTCCACCTCCTGCCCGCGGATCTCCAGGCGGGCGTCGCTGATCAGGACGTCCTCGCCGCTGACCTGCTCCTTGCCGAGTTCCACGACGAGGTTCTCGCCGCGGATGTCCTCGCCGTCCTTCGCGCTGCGGTACGACGCCGCGCCGATCAGGGTCAGGGTGCGCCGCGTGCGGTTGAACTCCACCCGCTTTGCGCGGACCACGTCGTCATCGACGCGCAGTTCCACGTTCTCGCCGCTGATGACCACGAGTTCCTGGCCGTCCACCTGCCGCAGTTCCAGCGTGTCCGCCGAGACGATCTTCACCGTGCGGGCCTGCGCGCCGCCCAGCGCCAGCAGGCCCAGCGCCAGCAGCGCCGCGCGCACCCGCGCTCCCCGGCGACGACCCGCCCTGCTGCCCGCGCGGCTCACGGCGTCGCCCCGCGCCCGGCCGCGACCACGTCCTGCGGCGCCGATCCCCACACCGGCGTGGGCGTCAGCGCAGGAGTCGGGAGTGCCGCCTGCACGCCCAGCGCGGGCCGCTGCTCCCCGGCGTCGGCGGTCAGGGTGGCCAGCTGCGTGCCCGGGTAGTAGAAGCCCAGGACGTGCAGGTGGCTGTACCCGGCGTTCGCCAGGCCCAGCGCCCCGTACTGCGACAGGCCCACGCCGTGCCCGCTGCCGCTGCCGGTCAGGACCAGCGGATTCAGGCCCGAGAGGGTCACGCGGGTCGCGGGGGCGCCCAGGGCTCTCACGAAGCCCCCGGCGTTCGCGCCCGTCAGTTTCCCGCTGCCGGTGGCGCCCACGAACGTGATCTCCAGTGGGCGGCCCGACTCGCTGACGCGCGTGACGGTCACGCCTCGCAGGGCGCCGACGCGCACCCCGGCGTTCCCGGCGGCCTCCTGCACGCGGGTCAGGGGGACCTCCAGCTGCCAGCGGGCGCGCGGGCCGCCCGCCGTGAACGGGTCCGCCTTCGCGGGCAGGTACGGGAGATCCTTCCCCCACACCTCACCGCTGGACGCCGTGAACCCCCCGTTGTCACTGCTGAAGAAGGTACTGGCGGGCTTCCCGCCGAACGCGACGACCTGCGCGCGCGTCGCCGCGATTGCCGCGTCCGCCTGCGGCTTCTCGGCCGCCACACCCCCGTACACCTGACAGGCGTCCGTGGCGCAGGTGTCGAACGGTGTAGCGGGGTTGATGCGCGCCGTGACGTACGTCCGCGCGATGACCGCCTGCGCCTGCACCGCCGCCGCCGGCCACGAGGCGGGCATCTCGGCCGGCACGACACCGCGCAGGTAGTCCTCGAGGTCCACGACGTTGATGCCCTGCACGCCGCCCTTCTCAGCGCGCAGCTGCACCCCGCCGCGGTAGGTCTTCCCGGCGATCTCCACGGCGCTGCCCGCGCTGGGCGGCAGGTACAGCGTGGCGCTGCCCGTCGACTGCCCGTTTAGGGTGAGCTGCGCGCCCGCCGCTCCGACCGTCCAGGCCTGCACCGGAAGCGGCGTGGTCGCGGGAGGCCCCGGCACGTTCAGCGCTCCGGTGGCCGGTGCGGGCGCAGCCACGCGCACCGTCAGCTGCGGCGCGCTGGCCACCAGCACCCGCACGTTCAGCGCTGACGCCCCAGAGCCCAGCAGCACCCCGCCGCACACCGCAGCGCCAACACGCAGACATGAACGCATGATCAACGCCGAGTATACGCACCCCCACCCCCGCCCGCCTGACAGGCGCGTGAGAAC
Coding sequences:
- a CDS encoding DUF427 domain-containing protein, producing MPQRVRPQPVPPAPGQESVWDYPRPPRLERTPATLEVWLGGERIACTTEGFRVLETSHPPTYYLPKAAFAPGVLERAPGGSVCEWKGEATYWTLRGGGRVQEGAGWSYEQPTAPFAPMAGFLAVYAGRMDECRVNGVRVTPQPGGFYGGWITPDVAGPFKGKPGTWGW
- a CDS encoding alpha-hydroxy acid oxidase, producing MTPDVQATPSEPLHHAVNLADIEALGRAALDRNALEYYASGANDEHTLRENRAAFTRARLRPRVLVDVSSVDTGTSVLGLPISSPIGIAPSAFHGLAHPDAESATARAAVARGSVMTLSTFSNTPIETVGADAQGRFWFQLYLLRDRDLSRSILDHALAAGARALVFTVDAPFLGRREANERHRFALPAHLGAPNVASREDLAQTETDRGSQLANYFRDLADKTFTWHDLDWLRRQTPLPIILKGILTAEDAHLAAEHGCHVWVSNHGGRQLDTAISSFEALPEIVDAVAGRTEIYLDGGVTRGTDVLKAVALGARAVFLGRAALWGLAAGGQRGVERTLELLEDEFRLAMALCGAARIEDLTPALVRL
- a CDS encoding menaquinone biosynthesis decarboxylase, which codes for MAFPDIQSFMRLLEQRGELLRVTTPVSRELEITEIADRMVKQGGPALLFENVVGSDYPVAIGLLGTKERVALALGVDDLDGLAEKVRALIDLSGGGSKLGLLSNVTKLRDAMNLPPRRVRNAPVQEVVWRGDEVDLSKIPVLKCWPLDGGPFVTLPLVITKDPETGERNMGMYRVQVMSKNSTGMHWQRHKTGTKHLEKARKLGQKLEVAVAIGGDPALIYAATAPLPPVPGLDEFALAGYLRGQRYPVAKGVTVDLDVPANAEFVLEGYVDPSEDWVMEGPFGDHTGFYTLPDLYPHFHVTAVTMRRNPVYPATIVGRPPMEDAYLIEASERLFLPAAQLIIPEIVDYHMPPAGVAHNLVFVSIKKSYPGQAYKVANGLFGLGQMMFAKVIVVVDEDVTVTDFDAVWHEVTQKAVPGRDTLTTRGPIDVLDHSSRGWGYGGKLIIDATTKRPEEVGSAASSRPDQAGDTLAPEGFTPRAAHDLPTFDGVLAQRQTPDGYWLVALHKTRAGQARDLAAAFAAHPAAHGIRHLLICDDQTDVTDLQDVWWTILNNIDAERDVWVQGELLAWDGAQKLPQEGFVREWPPKIVMDKDIVDRVDRLWNVYGLPETLR
- a CDS encoding transporter substrate-binding domain-containing protein, which produces MTKHITGVTLPLLALTLGLGTAHAATPSTLQKGVLKIGMEGTYAPFTYRDASGTLTGFDVDIAKAVAAKLGLKAEFVLTEWSGILAGLQANKYDVIVNQVGITTERQKTIGFSKPYAYSSPQIIVKKTGSFAPKTLADLKGKRVGVGLGSNFEKSLRDAGGINVVTYPGAPEYLADLAAGRLDAAYNDRLLVGYLIKSQSLPVRGAGVIGDPEAVGIAMKKTNTSLKAAVDKALLQLKADGTYAKISRKWFGQDVSKP
- a CDS encoding amino acid ABC transporter permease: MNTEQLQLVLQSAWTSLPTLLGALPVTLGFALGAMVLGLPLGFLVALARLSRLGWVRGLSGLYVSFMRGTPLLVQIFVIYYGLPSLGVTLNPVAGGVIALTLNAAAYLSETMRAAILSIPKGQREAATSLGLSPAQTMQLIILPQAARVALPSLSNTLIGLVKDTSLVSVITVVELLRSAQLVIARTFEPFGPYLAAALIYWAVSSLLEVVQRVLERRFARGG
- a CDS encoding DUF4153 domain-containing protein — protein: MTLPGAPADVPQPPSPAPRLAWPLLTAAGLALAALLLTEGAGGAFGLNLAVWTALYLGVVTWRARREGQPPSPQMPSREGVTLLALAALFGVTFTLWAPTPDLGFLNALALTLCLGLGSAALRFPGLARAGVLDGLGAALSSGLRVIYGLAVLLDRFPWAHLKPASAAPRTWGRVGVGALLTVPLLAVFAPLLAGADASFARALEALLNLNVNFERSISTLGHLIGWLILTGGLVYGALLAARPSLFPPAPRDGRLGLIETGVPLGALALLFTAFAARQLPLLLGGALPGGQTYAAFIREGFGQLMTVALLTAAVLRVAYALSTPDARRRPAFHALNAAVLLPLTVILASAAQRWVLYTQAYGLSETRVLGAAFLVWVTLTLAWLAVTLWRDRASRFAYPALLLGLGTLLVTTALNPAELIARVNIARDLSGVTNAQRTEPQRANAGELLRLGAGAVPVITAHLDVLTDCTSNPGASGVPECIGASSLTRYLRNQYAETRDPRTWTLAYTRARQAALRLPVPTEPVTDPQEDVPVPARR
- a CDS encoding SpoIID/LytB domain-containing protein, whose product is MRSCLRVGAAVCGGVLLGSGASALNVRVLVASAPQLTVRVAAPAPATGALNVPGPPATTPLPVQAWTVGAAGAQLTLNGQSTGSATLYLPPSAGSAVEIAGKTYRGGVQLRAEKGGVQGINVVDLEDYLRGVVPAEMPASWPAAAVQAQAVIARTYVTARINPATPFDTCATDACQVYGGVAAEKPQADAAIAATRAQVVAFGGKPASTFFSSDNGGFTASSGEVWGKDLPYLPAKADPFTAGGPRARWQLEVPLTRVQEAAGNAGVRVGALRGVTVTRVSESGRPLEITFVGATGSGKLTGANAGGFVRALGAPATRVTLSGLNPLVLTGSGSGHGVGLSQYGALGLANAGYSHLHVLGFYYPGTQLATLTADAGEQRPALGVQAALPTPALTPTPVWGSAPQDVVAAGRGATP